The Clostridium chauvoei genome has a window encoding:
- a CDS encoding helix-turn-helix domain-containing protein → MRREYINYPSDLPVKITYTSIKEYPIHWHNSIEILYVLKGSLKVNIDTDSFEILEKELEIINVEEAHRIHSDEDNRVLVFHIDPYFFEKYYKDINNIFFYTNTSDDNAQDGEEYDDFRIFLSRILCETVQKTEDYDEVVEATLVDLLYHLINNFHYLTYEKEELKEKADQLARYHRISKYIFNNYDSNITLQDIAKKEFLSPHYLSHEIKYATGYSFTDLVNLTRVEESVKLLLDTDLSISDISDEVGFSHVRYLNKNFKIYYNCTPLQYRKKNKLTEEEFEKQKITEIFPLSEALDYISYDLEDYDRFNYENKLWKIHINMDDTLKEFNKEYKEIINLGDSFDLLIEDNKDILEEIQEEVHFNYGRIENLFNSDMGVFPNSEFYNWNKAKSVIEFLDYIGLKPLIVLDNILFDTQKYIHILNSFFEYFSEIEYIDIVDFKFQFSSEINEEIKEQLTLLLKDEYNLDVIETSFSSYDNNRNRIYDTAFMLPYIIHNIIFKGNSLDKLRAFDVLEKETSLTNEVFIGAPGIVNDMGIRKPSYYAYYLLSKLGDEIVALDNGYIVTKKEDEYCILLYSHNDDLDSLADYNDLYKKRGKGKVYKKKFSLNIVNIKHSSRIITYEVNEKIGSSYNYWLSMGSPDRLNKEEKEILHKASFPKIDFKYSKKNTILNIITELKGYGAKLILIKSTK, encoded by the coding sequence TTGAGAAGAGAATATATAAATTATCCTTCGGATTTACCTGTAAAAATTACTTATACAAGTATAAAGGAATATCCTATTCACTGGCATAACTCTATAGAAATTTTATATGTTCTTAAAGGAAGTCTTAAAGTTAATATAGATACTGACTCTTTTGAGATTTTAGAAAAAGAATTGGAAATAATAAATGTAGAAGAAGCTCATAGAATTCATAGTGATGAAGATAATAGAGTTCTTGTATTTCATATCGATCCTTACTTTTTTGAAAAGTATTATAAAGATATAAACAATATTTTCTTTTACACAAATACTAGTGATGATAATGCTCAAGATGGCGAAGAGTATGATGATTTTAGAATTTTTCTATCTCGAATTCTTTGTGAAACTGTTCAAAAAACAGAAGATTATGATGAAGTTGTTGAAGCGACTTTAGTTGATTTACTTTATCATTTAATTAACAACTTTCACTATCTAACTTATGAAAAAGAAGAATTAAAGGAAAAGGCTGATCAATTAGCTAGATATCATAGAATATCTAAATATATATTTAATAATTATGATAGTAATATTACACTTCAGGATATAGCTAAAAAAGAGTTTTTAAGTCCACACTATCTATCTCATGAAATTAAATATGCTACTGGCTATAGTTTTACTGATTTAGTTAATTTAACTCGTGTTGAAGAATCTGTTAAGTTATTATTAGATACCGATCTTAGTATTTCCGATATTTCTGATGAAGTTGGATTTTCTCATGTAAGATATTTAAATAAAAACTTTAAAATTTACTATAATTGCACTCCTCTTCAATATAGGAAGAAGAATAAATTAACTGAAGAAGAATTTGAAAAACAAAAAATCACAGAAATTTTCCCTTTATCTGAAGCTCTAGATTATATCTCCTATGACTTAGAAGATTATGACCGTTTTAATTATGAAAATAAGTTGTGGAAAATTCATATAAATATGGATGATACTTTAAAGGAATTTAATAAAGAATATAAAGAAATAATAAATCTTGGAGACTCTTTTGATTTATTAATCGAAGATAATAAGGACATTTTAGAAGAAATCCAAGAAGAAGTTCATTTTAATTATGGTAGAATTGAAAATTTATTCAATAGCGATATGGGGGTATTCCCCAATTCTGAATTTTATAATTGGAATAAAGCTAAAAGCGTTATAGAATTTTTAGATTATATAGGTTTAAAACCACTTATAGTCTTAGATAACATTTTATTTGATACCCAGAAATATATTCATATACTTAATAGTTTTTTTGAGTATTTTTCTGAAATCGAATATATTGATATAGTGGATTTTAAGTTTCAATTTTCCTCTGAAATTAATGAAGAAATAAAGGAACAATTAACACTTTTACTAAAAGATGAATATAACTTAGATGTTATTGAAACTTCCTTTAGTTCTTATGATAACAATCGTAATAGAATTTATGATACAGCATTTATGCTTCCTTATATAATTCATAATATAATATTTAAAGGTAATTCATTAGATAAATTAAGAGCCTTTGATGTATTAGAAAAAGAAACTAGCTTAACTAATGAAGTATTTATAGGCGCTCCTGGTATAGTTAATGATATGGGAATAAGAAAACCTTCTTATTATGCATACTATCTCCTTAGTAAACTTGGAGATGAAATTGTAGCTCTAGATAACGGTTATATTGTTACAAAAAAAGAAGATGAATATTGTATCCTTTTATATTCCCATAATGATGATTTAGATTCTTTAGCTGACTATAATGATTTATATAAAAAGAGAGGAAAAGGTAAGGTATATAAAAAGAAATTTTCCTTAAATATAGTAAATATAAAACATTCTTCTAGAATAATTACTTATGAAGTTAATGAAAAAATAGGTTCTTCTTATAACTACTGGCTTTCAATGGGATCTCCAGATAGATTAAATAAAGAAGAGAAAGAGATTCTTCACAAAGCATCTTTTCCTAAAATTGATTTTAAATATTCGAAAAAAAATACCATTCTAAACATAATTACTGAACTAAAAGGTTATGGAGCTAAGCTAATTTTAATAAAAAGTACTAAATAA
- the clpB gene encoding ATP-dependent chaperone ClpB — protein MNIEKMTLRVQQALNDASLTAVKYNHQQVEVIHLFSALVEQEDGLIPNILTKMGIQVKALKNEINKNLDNMPKVLGEGANSSGVYATRQIEEVLVKAEEISKRFEDSYISVEHVMLAIIEVDKNGPTKKLLDKFNINKDNFMSVLAEVRGNQRVETQDPEGTYDALGKYGTNLTDLAKKHKLDPVIGRDEEIRRAIRILSRRTKNNPVLIGEPGVGKTAIVEGLAERIVRGDVPEGLKNRVIFSLDMGALVAGAKYRGEFEERLKAVLKEVQSSEGRIILFIDEIHTIVGAGKTEGAMDAGNLIKPLLARGELHCIGATTFDEYRQYIEKDKALERRFQPVIVEEPTVQDAISILRGLKERFEIHHGIRIHDSAIVAAAKLSDRYIQDRYLPDKAIDLIDEAGAMIRTEIDSLPTELDKIRRRQFQLEIEKEALTRESDEGSKKKLKALEKDIAELKAKNDEMTAKFEKERDAILNLRDLKSKLDEARGELEIAQRNYDYNKAAEIQYSEIPGIEAQIVEKEKEVKENYEGALLKEEVTEEEVSQILSRWTGIPVSNLLEGEREKLLRLEDEMQNRVIGQEEAITSVSNAILRARAGLKDVNRPIGSFIFLGPTGVGKTELAKTLARNLFDSEENIIRIDMSEYMEKHAVSRLVGAPPGYVGYDEGGQLTEAVRRNPYSVILFDEIEKAHEDVFNLFLQILDDGRLTDNKGKTVDFKNTIIIMTSNIGSSYLLENTEENGVDPKIREQVMNEMKLRFKPEFLNRVDDIIMFKPLSETGIKKIIDIFLMEVQSRLKDRNVKLEVTDSAKAIMAREGYDIVYGARPLKRYIQNTLENNLARKIIKGEITYGSKVIIDGLDDEIVITVE, from the coding sequence ATGAATATTGAAAAAATGACTTTAAGAGTACAACAAGCACTAAATGATGCTAGTTTAACAGCAGTAAAATATAACCATCAACAAGTGGAGGTAATTCATTTATTTTCAGCTCTAGTTGAACAAGAAGATGGATTAATTCCAAACATTCTAACAAAGATGGGAATACAAGTTAAAGCATTAAAAAATGAAATAAATAAGAATTTAGATAATATGCCTAAAGTGCTAGGTGAAGGGGCTAATTCTTCAGGGGTTTATGCAACAAGACAAATAGAAGAAGTTTTAGTAAAGGCTGAAGAGATATCAAAAAGATTTGAAGATTCTTATATAAGTGTAGAACATGTTATGCTTGCAATAATTGAAGTTGATAAAAATGGTCCAACTAAGAAGTTGTTAGATAAATTTAATATTAATAAAGATAATTTTATGAGTGTACTAGCAGAAGTAAGAGGAAATCAAAGAGTAGAAACACAAGACCCAGAAGGTACTTATGATGCGTTAGGAAAGTATGGAACAAATCTTACTGATTTAGCTAAAAAGCATAAATTAGATCCTGTAATAGGAAGAGATGAGGAGATACGAAGAGCAATTAGAATTCTTTCAAGAAGAACTAAAAACAATCCAGTTCTTATTGGAGAGCCTGGAGTTGGTAAAACAGCAATTGTTGAGGGGTTAGCAGAAAGAATAGTAAGAGGAGATGTACCAGAAGGTTTAAAAAATAGAGTAATATTTTCATTAGATATGGGAGCATTAGTTGCAGGAGCTAAATATAGAGGTGAATTTGAAGAAAGATTAAAGGCTGTATTAAAAGAAGTTCAAAGTAGTGAAGGAAGAATAATTTTATTTATAGATGAAATTCATACTATTGTAGGAGCTGGAAAAACAGAAGGTGCTATGGATGCAGGTAATTTAATTAAGCCATTACTTGCAAGAGGTGAGTTACATTGCATAGGTGCAACTACTTTTGATGAATACAGACAATATATTGAAAAAGATAAAGCTTTAGAAAGAAGATTTCAACCTGTAATAGTTGAAGAACCAACAGTGCAAGATGCGATTTCTATATTAAGAGGATTAAAAGAAAGATTTGAAATTCACCATGGAATTAGAATTCACGATTCTGCAATAGTAGCAGCAGCTAAGCTTTCTGATAGATATATACAAGATAGATATTTACCAGATAAGGCAATAGATTTAATAGATGAAGCTGGAGCTATGATTAGAACAGAAATAGATTCTCTTCCTACTGAATTAGATAAAATAAGAAGAAGACAATTCCAATTAGAAATAGAAAAAGAAGCGTTGACTAGAGAAAGTGATGAAGGTTCTAAAAAGAAGTTAAAAGCTTTAGAAAAGGATATAGCAGAGCTTAAAGCTAAAAATGATGAAATGACTGCAAAGTTTGAAAAAGAAAGAGATGCTATATTAAATCTTAGAGATTTAAAATCTAAGTTAGATGAAGCTAGAGGAGAGTTAGAAATAGCTCAAAGAAATTATGATTATAATAAGGCTGCAGAAATTCAATATAGTGAAATTCCAGGAATAGAAGCGCAAATAGTTGAAAAAGAAAAAGAAGTAAAAGAAAATTATGAAGGGGCTTTATTAAAAGAAGAAGTAACAGAAGAAGAAGTATCACAAATTCTTTCAAGGTGGACTGGAATTCCTGTAAGTAATTTATTAGAAGGTGAAAGAGAAAAACTTCTAAGATTAGAAGATGAAATGCAAAATAGAGTAATAGGACAAGAAGAAGCTATTACATCAGTATCAAATGCTATATTAAGAGCTAGAGCAGGATTAAAGGATGTAAATAGACCAATAGGATCATTTATATTCTTAGGTCCAACAGGAGTAGGTAAAACTGAACTTGCTAAAACTTTAGCTAGAAACTTATTTGATTCAGAAGAAAATATAATAAGAATAGATATGTCTGAATATATGGAAAAACATGCGGTGTCAAGATTAGTTGGAGCGCCTCCAGGATATGTAGGATATGATGAAGGTGGTCAATTAACAGAAGCAGTTAGAAGAAATCCATATAGTGTAATATTATTTGATGAAATTGAAAAGGCACATGAAGATGTATTTAATTTATTCTTGCAAATATTAGATGATGGTAGATTAACAGATAATAAAGGAAAAACAGTTGATTTTAAAAATACAATAATTATAATGACTTCGAATATAGGAAGTAGCTATCTTTTAGAGAATACTGAAGAAAATGGTGTAGATCCTAAGATAAGAGAACAAGTTATGAATGAAATGAAATTAAGATTTAAACCAGAATTCTTAAATAGAGTTGATGACATAATAATGTTTAAGCCTTTATCAGAAACAGGAATAAAAAAGATAATAGATATATTCTTAATGGAAGTACAAAGTAGATTAAAAGATAGAAATGTTAAATTAGAAGTAACAGATAGTGCTAAAGCAATTATGGCTAGAGAAGGATATGATATAGTGTATGGAGCGAGACCACTTAAGAGATATATTCAAAATACTCTAGAAAATAATTTGGCAAGAAAGATTATAAAAGGTGAAATTACTTATGGTTCAAAGGTAATTATTGATGGATTAGATGATGAAATAGTTATAACAGTTGAATAG
- a CDS encoding amidase domain-containing protein, with amino-acid sequence MKSKKSIFPYFRIFRKKKNIYLNNKTIEDVEEVLLGYFNKCIENERKLKLVKNKYIYPNSILEEYNKLHYSALIDLYSSIKARAKFYHVYLNINSINRRGKTIEVDVDKIINIKYKNSKVLTEYKDNHLIYLNDKNGELFVSKDINEEGMKAREVFNTIDSYEEYIKNKIRVTKKNRFNLKSKVNKKIVNKIGYRHSTYDGTKAAKWASDNWNALEEYEGNDCTNFVSKALNAGGLSIDSIWKPGSYAWIRVISLRNWLVNTGYAKEYKSNNELELGDVVQLYSRSKDKWSHSTIITSIDSDGQIYVSAHSYPYHNRPLFSYYPTYAYANIRFLKIT; translated from the coding sequence ATGAAAAGTAAAAAATCTATATTTCCATACTTTAGGATATTTAGAAAAAAGAAAAATATTTATTTAAATAATAAAACTATAGAAGATGTAGAAGAAGTTTTGTTAGGTTATTTTAATAAATGTATAGAGAATGAGAGAAAATTAAAATTAGTGAAAAATAAATATATATATCCTAATAGCATTTTAGAAGAGTATAATAAATTACATTATTCAGCGCTAATAGATTTATATAGTTCTATAAAGGCTAGAGCTAAGTTTTATCATGTGTATTTAAATATAAATTCTATTAATAGAAGAGGAAAAACAATTGAAGTAGACGTAGATAAAATAATAAATATAAAATATAAAAATTCTAAAGTATTAACAGAATATAAAGATAATCATTTAATTTATCTAAATGATAAAAATGGAGAGTTATTTGTTAGTAAAGATATAAATGAAGAAGGAATGAAAGCTAGAGAAGTTTTTAATACTATTGATTCTTATGAGGAGTATATTAAAAATAAAATAAGAGTTACTAAAAAGAATAGATTTAATTTAAAATCTAAAGTAAATAAAAAAATAGTAAATAAAATAGGATATAGACATTCAACATATGATGGGACTAAGGCGGCAAAATGGGCTAGTGATAATTGGAATGCATTAGAAGAGTATGAAGGAAATGATTGTACTAATTTCGTTTCTAAAGCATTAAATGCTGGTGGTCTCTCCATAGATAGCATTTGGAAACCTGGAAGCTATGCTTGGATAAGAGTTATAAGTTTAAGAAATTGGTTGGTTAATACAGGGTATGCAAAAGAGTATAAAAGTAATAATGAATTAGAATTAGGAGATGTAGTACAATTATATAGTAGATCTAAAGATAAATGGTCTCATTCTACAATAATTACTTCTATAGATAGTGATGGACAAATTTATGTATCTGCACATTCATATCCTTATCATAATAGACCATTGTTTTCATATTATCCTACATATGCCTATGCCAATATTCGATTTTTAAAGATAACATAA
- a CDS encoding alpha/beta-type small acid-soluble spore protein → MAKTLVPEAKNGLAKFKNEVASEMGVPFTDYNGDLSSKQCGSVGGEMVKRMVQQYESGIK, encoded by the coding sequence ATGGCAAAGACATTAGTACCAGAAGCCAAAAATGGATTAGCAAAATTTAAGAATGAAGTTGCAAGTGAAATGGGAGTTCCATTTACAGACTACAACGGAGACTTATCTTCAAAACAATGCGGTAGCGTTGGTGGAGAAATGGTTAAGAGAATGGTTCAACAATACGAATCAGGTATCAAGTAA
- a CDS encoding alpha/beta-type small acid-soluble spore protein: MAKTLVPEAKNGLAKFKNEVASEMGVPFTDYNGDLSSKQCGSVGGEMVKRMVQQYESGLK; the protein is encoded by the coding sequence ATGGCAAAAACATTAGTACCAGAAGCAAAAAATGGATTAGCAAAATTTAAAAATGAAGTTGCAAGCGAAATGGGAGTTCCTTTCACAGACTACAACGGAGACTTATCTTCAAAACAATGCGGTAGCGTTGGTGGAGAAATGGTTAAGAGAATGGTTCAACAATACGAATCAGGACTTAAATAA
- a CDS encoding alpha/beta-type small acid-soluble spore protein: MAKTLVPEAKNGLAKFKNEVAGEMGVPFTDYNGNLSSKQCGSVGGEMVKRMVQQYESGIK, encoded by the coding sequence ATGGCAAAAACATTAGTACCAGAAGCTAAAAACGGACTAGCCAAATTCAAAAATGAAGTTGCAGGTGAAATGGGAGTTCCTTTCACTGATTACAACGGAAACTTATCTTCAAAACAATGCGGTAGTGTTGGTGGAGAAATGGTTAAGAGAATGGTTCAACAATACGAATCAGGTATCAAGTAA
- a CDS encoding ECF transporter S component, with protein sequence MLKTTEMSGSRGHVRKMVMIAMLSGISIFLGVSGLGFITLPIFRLTIMHVPVIIGAILEGPIVGATVGLMFGLFSMYQNFTAPTLTSFVFYNPIVALVPRVLIGIVAYYIYKLLKNIIKNKSVTIGISAVLATLTNTVGVLGLTYLLYLEQYAAARDISTTAVSGTLLAIGVSNGIPEAIVSALITIPVVLGILKIKKQ encoded by the coding sequence ATGTTAAAAACAACTGAAATGAGCGGCTCGAGAGGACATGTAAGAAAAATGGTAATGATAGCAATGTTATCAGGTATTTCTATCTTTTTAGGTGTATCTGGTCTCGGATTCATTACACTACCTATTTTTAGGTTGACAATTATGCACGTACCTGTAATTATTGGTGCAATTTTAGAGGGGCCTATTGTAGGAGCAACTGTTGGTTTAATGTTTGGATTATTTTCAATGTATCAAAATTTCACTGCACCAACACTTACTTCATTTGTATTCTACAATCCAATAGTAGCTCTTGTACCTAGGGTCTTAATAGGTATAGTAGCCTACTACATTTATAAACTTTTAAAAAATATAATTAAAAATAAAAGTGTTACAATAGGTATTTCCGCAGTATTAGCTACTCTTACTAATACCGTTGGAGTTTTAGGATTAACTTACTTATTATACTTAGAGCAATATGCAGCTGCCAGAGACATCTCTACTACTGCTGTTTCTGGAACTTTACTTGCTATAGGAGTATCAAATGGTATTCCTGAAGCTATAGTTTCAGCATTAATAACTATACCTGTTGTACTTGGAATATTAAAAATAAAAAAACAATAA
- a CDS encoding ABC transporter ATP-binding protein, whose amino-acid sequence MLQIINYSKEYKGGKKAVDNLSLEVKKGEIFGFIGHNGAGKTTTIKSIVGILDFKEGDIIINGISIKDNPKECKKILAYIPDNPDLYDCLTGIQYLNFIGDIYCIEKKKREDLIKKYGEIFEITNALGGLVSSYSHGMKQKLAIISALIHNPKLLVLDEPFVGLDPKASHSLKEIMRDMCNNGSAIFFSTHVLEVAEKLCNKIAIIKDGVIVTKGDINKVKGDNTLEDVFMELIDNE is encoded by the coding sequence ATGCTTCAAATAATAAATTATTCTAAAGAATATAAAGGTGGAAAAAAGGCTGTTGATAACCTATCACTTGAAGTTAAAAAAGGAGAGATATTTGGATTTATAGGTCATAATGGAGCTGGAAAGACAACTACTATTAAATCCATAGTTGGAATTTTAGACTTTAAAGAAGGAGATATAATTATTAATGGTATTTCTATTAAGGATAATCCAAAGGAATGTAAAAAAATATTAGCTTATATTCCAGATAATCCAGATTTATATGATTGTTTAACAGGTATACAATATTTAAATTTTATAGGAGATATCTATTGTATAGAGAAGAAAAAAAGAGAGGATTTAATTAAAAAGTATGGAGAAATTTTTGAAATTACTAATGCTTTAGGAGGTTTAGTATCATCATATTCCCATGGGATGAAACAAAAGCTTGCTATAATATCAGCACTTATACACAACCCTAAATTACTAGTTTTAGATGAACCTTTTGTTGGCTTAGACCCTAAAGCTTCTCATAGTTTAAAAGAGATTATGAGGGATATGTGTAATAATGGAAGTGCTATATTTTTTTCAACTCATGTATTGGAAGTGGCAGAAAAGTTATGCAATAAGATAGCTATAATAAAAGATGGTGTTATAGTAACTAAGGGAGACATTAATAAGGTTAAAGGTGATAATACTTTAGAAGATGTATTTATGGAGTTGATAGATAATGAGTAG
- a CDS encoding ABC transporter permease, which translates to MSSLIVLLRTNLINEIGINKIIKDKSKVRSFKSIFIAISIFIAIAALGFTSFVYSSVLADGLSKLGYMQLLLTIASILSTICAFFTSIYKAQGVLFSSKDYDILMSLPISSTTILASKIIKLLTLNYFFTAFILIPPTITYYIRVETPPLFFVYLFIGFIFTPLIPIMIASVVAFILSYIAIKFKYKNLILNIGTFIFFIGIMAISMKSNDIINRVAINSSSIVELIKNIYPPSFYFTNVLANGDIKSLIIFILLSVIPFVIFLVIFQKAFKKINSKLSESFKVSNYEITSLNTSSQIGALIKKEIKRYFSCSIYVLNTLFGVVLVTIFSVGCLLFGEDTIKILIESPIAQELIPLILIVVLSGAVSLSCTTNSSISIEGKNLWILKSSPLDVKDIFKGKIILNLLLLIPVIVINVIVLSMAFKLSIINFVWLLVIPIIYSVLISIMGLVINLYFPKLDWTSEVVVVKQSISSFLGILIGGLLVVIPTMLFLELKINNVNFYLFIVSVVLTSLIIILILILKTKGKELFSRL; encoded by the coding sequence ATGAGTAGTTTAATTGTCTTACTTAGAACTAATTTAATTAATGAAATTGGTATAAATAAAATCATAAAAGATAAATCAAAGGTTAGAAGTTTTAAAAGTATATTTATAGCTATTAGCATATTTATAGCTATTGCTGCTTTAGGGTTTACATCTTTTGTATATTCATCAGTATTAGCAGATGGATTAAGTAAATTAGGATATATGCAACTTCTTTTAACTATAGCCTCTATATTAAGTACAATATGTGCATTTTTTACTTCTATATATAAAGCACAAGGCGTATTATTTTCATCTAAAGATTATGATATATTAATGAGTCTTCCTATAAGCTCTACAACAATACTTGCAAGTAAAATCATTAAGTTATTAACGCTTAATTATTTTTTTACAGCATTTATTTTAATACCACCTACAATAACTTATTATATTAGAGTGGAAACACCACCATTATTTTTTGTTTATTTATTTATAGGTTTTATATTTACTCCACTTATTCCTATAATGATAGCTTCAGTAGTAGCATTTATATTAAGTTATATAGCTATTAAGTTTAAATATAAAAATCTAATATTAAATATAGGGACATTTATATTTTTTATTGGGATAATGGCTATATCTATGAAATCAAATGATATTATCAATAGAGTCGCTATAAATAGCAGTTCTATAGTAGAGTTAATTAAAAATATATACCCTCCAAGTTTTTATTTTACTAACGTACTAGCCAATGGGGATATTAAATCATTAATAATATTTATTCTTTTATCAGTAATACCCTTTGTGATATTTTTAGTGATATTCCAAAAAGCTTTTAAGAAAATAAATTCAAAGCTTTCTGAAAGTTTTAAGGTTTCAAATTATGAAATAACATCATTAAATACGTCTTCACAAATTGGAGCATTAATAAAGAAAGAAATCAAAAGATATTTTTCATGTTCAATTTATGTTTTAAATACTTTATTTGGAGTTGTATTAGTTACTATATTTTCAGTAGGTTGTTTATTATTTGGAGAAGATACAATAAAAATATTAATAGAATCACCTATAGCACAAGAGCTAATACCGTTGATCTTAATAGTTGTTTTATCAGGAGCAGTTTCTTTAAGCTGTACTACTAATTCATCTATATCTATAGAAGGGAAAAATTTATGGATTTTAAAATCATCACCTTTAGACGTTAAAGATATATTTAAAGGTAAAATAATACTGAATTTATTACTTTTGATTCCAGTAATTGTTATAAATGTAATAGTGCTTTCTATGGCGTTTAAATTAAGTATTATTAATTTTGTATGGTTATTAGTTATTCCAATTATATATTCAGTATTAATTTCTATAATGGGGTTAGTTATTAATTTATATTTTCCTAAGTTAGATTGGACTTCGGAAGTTGTAGTAGTTAAGCAAAGCATAAGTTCATTTTTAGGGATTTTAATAGGTGGATTATTAGTAGTAATACCTACAATGCTATTTTTAGAATTAAAAATAAATAATGTTAACTTTTATTTGTTTATAGTATCAGTAGTCTTAACATCATTAATTATCATATTGATTTTAATTTTAAAGACTAAAGGGAAAGAACTCTTTAGTAGACTTTAA
- a CDS encoding GntR family transcriptional regulator, with amino-acid sequence MILRIDFDSEMPIYLQIKNQIIQGIAKKEIEDGEELPSVRGLAEDIGVNMHTVNKAYAMLKDDGYIKIDRRKGAVVSLSLENTTNRFKDSLNLEMEYYMAECFNRGISKEEIKKDIDEIFRKFK; translated from the coding sequence GTGATTTTGAGAATAGATTTTGATTCGGAAATGCCTATATATTTGCAAATAAAGAATCAGATTATTCAAGGTATAGCTAAAAAAGAAATAGAGGATGGTGAAGAGTTACCATCGGTAAGGGGCTTAGCAGAAGATATTGGAGTAAATATGCATACTGTTAATAAAGCATATGCTATGCTTAAAGATGATGGGTATATAAAGATAGATAGAAGAAAAGGTGCTGTAGTATCTCTAAGCTTAGAGAATACAACAAATAGATTTAAAGATAGCCTAAATTTAGAAATGGAATATTATATGGCAGAATGTTTTAATAGAGGAATTTCTAAAGAAGAAATAAAAAAAGATATAGATGAGATTTTTCGTAAGTTTAAATAA
- a CDS encoding DUF5808 domain-containing protein: MEKYIPWIVLNILIFTVYIISYYINQTSNNGIFFGVRIPKEYQNEKEIVQLDASYKKLTIIIFLSIGLISNIIFALSINLKEEILAFIMAGITILLLIIHTILFAIYYKKLKLLKYNKGWTRKSKNIVVVDTTLRKPKKDEKIKVIDSKYFLLLFIFPILMIVLTYIRYDNLPNIIVIPKTSFGEIEKETAKGIFIVYQLPIIQIFMGTLFYFINKVIMNSKVDLNSGSIKEAVERKKKFKRLGSILMLVTGIQIIILFSVLQLSIIFGFDSSFIEIIFLLIILVTMIIFIFSFIKAGQGGRNLSSSEELDELYKDDDDKWILGCLYYNKNDPSVMIEKRVGIGWTINLGNPKGMAILVITLLLIFIMILFGILTS, translated from the coding sequence ATGGAAAAATATATACCTTGGATAGTTTTGAATATATTAATATTTACAGTATATATAATTAGCTATTATATAAATCAAACATCAAATAATGGGATATTCTTTGGTGTTAGAATTCCAAAAGAATATCAAAATGAAAAAGAGATAGTACAATTAGATGCAAGTTATAAGAAATTAACAATAATTATATTCTTATCTATAGGGTTAATTTCTAATATTATATTTGCATTAAGTATTAATTTAAAAGAGGAAATCTTAGCATTTATAATGGCTGGCATTACTATTTTACTTTTAATAATACACACTATATTATTTGCTATATACTATAAGAAATTAAAATTACTAAAGTACAATAAAGGGTGGACACGTAAGTCTAAAAACATTGTAGTTGTAGATACTACTTTAAGAAAACCTAAAAAAGATGAGAAGATTAAAGTAATAGATTCAAAATATTTTTTACTATTATTTATTTTTCCAATATTAATGATAGTATTAACTTATATTAGATATGATAATTTACCTAATATAATAGTGATTCCTAAAACAAGTTTTGGTGAAATAGAAAAAGAAACGGCTAAAGGTATTTTTATAGTATATCAGTTACCAATAATCCAAATTTTTATGGGTACATTATTTTATTTTATAAATAAAGTAATAATGAATTCCAAGGTGGATTTAAATAGTGGAAGCATAAAAGAAGCGGTAGAAAGAAAAAAGAAGTTTAAAAGATTAGGCTCTATATTAATGTTAGTTACAGGAATTCAAATAATAATTTTATTTTCAGTATTACAATTATCAATTATATTTGGATTTGATAGTAGTTTTATAGAGATTATTTTTCTTCTTATTATATTAGTAACTATGATTATATTTATATTTTCATTTATTAAAGCAGGTCAAGGTGGAAGAAATTTATCTTCTTCAGAAGAATTAGATGAATTATATAAAGATGATGATGATAAATGGATTTTAGGATGTTTATATTATAATAAAAATGATCCATCAGTAATGATAGAAAAAAGAGTAGGAATAGGATGGACAATAAATCTTGGTAATCCTAAAGGAATGGCAATATTAGTCATAACATTGCTATTAATATTTATTATGATTTTATTTGGAATTTTGACAAGTTAA